A genomic segment from Nodularia sphaerocarpa UHCC 0038 encodes:
- a CDS encoding NAD(P)/FAD-dependent oxidoreductase yields MNVVIIGCGVVGAAIAYELSLVKNLKITVIDRQPPAQASTGAALGVLMGVISHKIKGRAWQRRQTSIQRYETLIPELEAITGCKIPFNRQGILSLFGSEENLAGWENLAAVRHSQGWKLELWDRSKLKNFCPQVDNTKITGAVYSPQDRQLDPTALTLALVEAAQHNGVTCKFGVTVLGIDTPNPEMDKVSQSSSVETTEGKIAADWIVVAAGLGSTPLTAQLNQMLDIRPVLGQALHIHLDQPLGNSDFQPVITGNDVHIVPLGGGDYWVGATVEFPSNGDEILPNQQMLTEVWQQAIAFCPNLATAEIIRTWSGLRPRPEGRPAPVIEQLPGFSNVLLATAHYRNGVLLAPATAAAIREMIS; encoded by the coding sequence ATGAATGTAGTCATCATCGGTTGTGGTGTAGTTGGGGCTGCGATCGCCTATGAACTCAGCCTAGTTAAAAACTTAAAAATCACCGTTATCGACCGTCAACCACCCGCCCAAGCTTCCACAGGTGCAGCCCTGGGCGTTTTGATGGGCGTGATTAGTCATAAAATCAAGGGAAGGGCTTGGCAAAGGCGACAAACTAGCATTCAACGCTACGAAACCTTAATTCCCGAATTAGAAGCCATCACAGGGTGCAAAATCCCCTTTAACCGCCAAGGTATTCTCAGTCTTTTCGGATCAGAAGAGAATTTAGCCGGATGGGAAAACCTCGCCGCAGTGCGTCATTCTCAAGGCTGGAAATTAGAACTTTGGGATAGAAGCAAACTCAAAAATTTTTGTCCTCAAGTCGATAACACCAAAATTACAGGCGCGGTTTATTCTCCCCAAGACCGTCAACTAGATCCTACTGCTTTGACTTTAGCTTTAGTTGAAGCTGCTCAACACAATGGGGTAACTTGCAAATTTGGTGTAACTGTTTTGGGAATCGATACCCCAAACCCAGAGATGGACAAAGTGAGTCAATCTAGTTCAGTAGAGACGACAGAAGGAAAAATAGCCGCCGATTGGATTGTAGTCGCTGCGGGGCTGGGTTCTACACCACTGACGGCACAGTTAAACCAAATGCTTGATATTCGCCCGGTTTTGGGGCAAGCATTACACATACATTTAGATCAACCATTGGGTAATTCTGACTTTCAGCCGGTGATTACTGGTAATGATGTGCATATTGTCCCTTTGGGGGGCGGTGATTACTGGGTAGGTGCAACGGTGGAGTTTCCTAGCAATGGGGATGAAATCCTACCAAATCAACAAATGCTAACAGAAGTTTGGCAGCAAGCGATCGCCTTTTGCCCAAATTTAGCTACAGCCGAGATTATTCGTACTTGGTCGGGTTTACGTCCCCGTCCTGAAGGTCGTCCCGCACCAGTTATTGAACAACTTCCGGGATTTAGCAATGTTCTCCTAGCCACTGCACATTACCGCAATGGTGTTTTACTCGCACCTGCCACAGCTGCCGCAATTCGTGAGATGATATCTTAA
- a CDS encoding alpha/beta fold hydrolase gives MSLTEHKIKVDSLEWFYRECEPIGRTDLLPVLFLHGLVSQSYSWRNIMPALGSQGTRAIAPDWIGYGFSSQPEKWDFNYTPDKFITALEGFVKALELERFSLVVQGFLGSVGLQYALRHPEQIANIAILNAPISTTAKLPWKIKQLGLPLAGEMMTQDPLLVDRTLEGGSRYRIEDKDLDIYRKPFLKASTAGRSLLATVRNLQLDQAMSEIESGFKQWQQPILIQWGMIDPWLPIDVAQKFADSVPNAELIKINNVGHYPQEHYHKTILEDLLPFVRRINT, from the coding sequence GTGTCTTTAACAGAACATAAAATTAAAGTAGATTCTCTAGAATGGTTTTATCGCGAGTGTGAACCCATTGGCAGAACTGACTTGTTGCCTGTATTATTTCTACACGGTTTAGTATCACAAAGTTATAGCTGGCGGAACATTATGCCTGCTTTAGGAAGTCAGGGAACCAGAGCGATCGCACCAGATTGGATTGGTTATGGTTTTTCTTCCCAACCAGAAAAATGGGATTTTAATTACACACCTGATAAATTTATTACTGCCTTAGAAGGATTTGTCAAAGCCTTAGAATTGGAAAGATTTTCTTTAGTTGTGCAAGGATTTTTAGGTTCTGTTGGGTTACAATATGCTTTGCGACATCCCGAACAAATTGCTAACATAGCTATCTTGAACGCACCAATTTCCACAACTGCCAAATTGCCTTGGAAAATCAAACAACTGGGTTTACCATTGGCAGGTGAAATGATGACTCAAGACCCCCTCTTAGTTGATCGGACTCTCGAAGGTGGAAGTCGTTACCGCATCGAAGATAAAGATTTAGATATTTATCGCAAACCATTTTTAAAAGCTTCCACTGCGGGGCGGAGTCTCCTCGCCACTGTGCGGAATTTGCAACTAGACCAAGCCATGTCAGAAATCGAATCTGGATTTAAACAATGGCAACAGCCAATTCTGATTCAGTGGGGAATGATTGACCCTTGGCTACCTATAGACGTAGCACAAAAGTTTGCTGATTCTGTACCGAATGCGGAATTAATAAAAATTAATAATGTGGGACATTATCCTCAAGAACACTACCACAAAACGATTCTAGAAGACCTTTTGCCCTTTGTCCGTCGTATAAATACTTAA
- the hemJ gene encoding protoporphyrinogen oxidase HemJ: protein MAYFWFKAFHLIGIVVWFAGLFYLVRLFIYHAEANQEPEPARTILKNQYQIMEKRLYNIITTPGMLLTVAMAIGLLSTEPEVLKEGWLHIKLLFVALLLGYHHYCKRLMKQLAADECRWNGQQLRALNEAPTVMLLVIVLLAVFKNNLPTDITVWGIFGLIILMAVTIQLYAKKRRRDKEKLMEEGQIGQVPQEQS from the coding sequence ATGGCTTATTTCTGGTTTAAAGCATTTCACCTCATAGGGATTGTAGTTTGGTTTGCGGGGTTATTTTACTTAGTACGTTTATTCATCTATCATGCTGAAGCGAACCAAGAACCAGAACCCGCAAGGACGATACTGAAAAATCAGTATCAGATTATGGAAAAGCGCCTCTACAATATCATTACTACTCCAGGAATGTTGCTGACGGTAGCAATGGCGATAGGTTTATTAAGCACTGAACCGGAAGTTTTAAAAGAGGGTTGGTTGCATATTAAACTGCTATTTGTTGCCCTTTTACTCGGCTATCATCATTACTGTAAACGTCTGATGAAGCAGTTAGCCGCAGATGAGTGTCGCTGGAATGGTCAGCAGTTGCGGGCGTTGAATGAAGCACCGACAGTCATGTTACTGGTGATTGTCTTACTGGCTGTGTTTAAGAATAATTTACCAACAGATATTACAGTTTGGGGTATTTTCGGCTTGATTATTTTGATGGCTGTGACAATTCAGCTTTACGCTAAAAAACGCCGACGGGATAAAGAAAAGCTGATGGAAGAAGGACAAATAGGACAAGTTCCTCAAGAACAAAGTTAG
- a CDS encoding DNA cytosine methyltransferase has translation MKHKIIDLFAGAGGLTTGFDMEGFESLCAIDIDAKALATYKHNYPKTKIIHQDIRQVNSSDLRLALGLRQEELTALIGGPPCQGFSRNTPAGYRYLNDSRNQLYRTFLEFVEEFRPLYAVIENVPEILKAYHGVVREEITKQLESLGYKVISSSLNAAHYGIPQTRSRAFFLASLDNSLHFPEPTNFGDIRSDYRTMKSCNQLNLLEANFSPLVTVRDAIGDLPPLDAGQDYGDEVYPDAPQTTYQAMIRHKSLKIVNHVARALSPIQLARAHALGEGQDARDLPCELAPKKHYSGAYGRLYWDKPARTITRWVFHPGSGRFFHPIQNRTITIREAARLHSYPDNFHFLGTYTDMAAQIGQSVPPLLSKVIASSIIQPHLQKNEY, from the coding sequence ATGAAACACAAAATCATTGATTTATTTGCTGGTGCAGGTGGTTTGACTACAGGATTTGACATGGAGGGTTTTGAATCTCTATGTGCAATCGATATAGACGCAAAAGCCTTAGCAACCTATAAGCACAATTACCCAAAGACTAAAATCATTCATCAAGACATACGTCAGGTTAATTCATCTGATTTAAGATTAGCCTTGGGCTTGCGACAAGAAGAACTAACCGCGTTGATTGGCGGTCCTCCCTGTCAGGGATTTTCCAGAAATACTCCTGCGGGTTATCGCTACCTCAATGATTCTCGTAACCAACTATATAGAACTTTCTTGGAATTTGTAGAGGAATTTAGACCCCTTTATGCCGTAATTGAAAACGTGCCTGAAATCTTAAAAGCTTATCATGGCGTAGTTAGAGAAGAAATCACCAAACAACTTGAATCATTAGGCTATAAAGTTATATCTTCATCACTAAATGCTGCACATTATGGAATACCACAAACGAGATCCAGAGCTTTTTTTCTAGCTAGTTTGGATAACTCTCTTCATTTTCCTGAACCCACCAATTTTGGTGATATTAGGAGTGACTATAGAACTATGAAGTCTTGCAATCAGCTTAATTTATTAGAGGCAAATTTTTCTCCCCTGGTAACAGTCAGAGATGCGATTGGAGACTTACCACCACTAGATGCTGGACAGGACTATGGGGACGAAGTTTATCCTGATGCTCCACAAACTACATATCAAGCTATGATTCGGCATAAAAGCTTAAAAATTGTTAATCATGTTGCTCGTGCTTTGAGTCCAATCCAATTGGCAAGAGCGCACGCTCTTGGTGAAGGACAAGATGCAAGGGATTTACCTTGTGAATTAGCTCCGAAAAAACACTATAGCGGCGCATACGGTAGACTTTACTGGGATAAGCCAGCGAGAACAATCACCAGATGGGTTTTCCATCCAGGATCTGGTAGGTTTTTCCACCCTATTCAAAACCGAACAATTACAATCCGCGAAGCTGCAAGATTACATTCTTATCCAGATAATTTTCATTTTTTGGGAACATATACTGATATGGCTGCTCAAATTGGTCAATCTGTACCTCCACTCTTAAGTAAAGTGATAGCTTCATCTATTATTCAGCCTCATCTTCAGAAAAACGAGTATTAA
- a CDS encoding helix-turn-helix domain-containing protein encodes MLFFMQPSKLDQILGLELQRHRTEKGWSQEYLAEVTGLHRTYISQLERGLKSPSVRVLSHISHSLGIKMSKFLEAVEESLSVEGR; translated from the coding sequence ATGCTTTTTTTCATGCAGCCCAGTAAACTAGATCAAATTTTAGGACTAGAACTACAGCGCCATCGCACCGAAAAAGGGTGGTCACAGGAGTATCTTGCAGAAGTCACAGGTCTGCACAGAACTTACATCAGCCAGCTTGAGCGAGGGCTAAAAAGTCCATCTGTTAGAGTTCTCAGCCATATTAGTCATTCATTGGGTATAAAAATGAGTAAATTTTTAGAAGCCGTAGAGGAATCTCTGAGTGTTGAAGGACGATGA
- a CDS encoding LysR family transcriptional regulator: protein MRLEQLQAFLAIAQTGSFQQAAQKCGVTQSTISRQIQSLEADLGVELFHRTSHAKLTIGGECLLPRVRKICQEWQTATQELTDLIAGKQPELCIAAIHSLCASYLPPVLQKFCHDYPEVQLRVTSLGSDRSLKVLKDGLVDLAIVMNNRFLTTGREMVVEALFEEPIEVLTAAHHPLAQYESIPWSELVRYPQVVFKDGYGMQRLVQEKFERLEAKLQAALEVNTLDAFRGVVRQGELVALLPYSALMEARKDSTLAVRPLADNSGFTRQVVMVTTQDRLQIPPIQNFWRLVLEHIPQQFQQQRSAC, encoded by the coding sequence ATGCGGCTAGAGCAGTTACAAGCCTTTCTGGCGATCGCCCAAACCGGCAGTTTCCAACAAGCAGCACAAAAATGTGGAGTGACTCAATCGACCATCAGTCGCCAAATTCAGTCACTAGAAGCTGATCTGGGTGTAGAACTATTTCACCGCACCAGTCACGCCAAGCTAACTATCGGCGGTGAATGTTTGCTACCTCGTGTCCGCAAAATATGCCAAGAGTGGCAAACAGCGACACAAGAATTAACAGATTTAATCGCCGGGAAGCAGCCAGAACTTTGCATTGCGGCGATTCATTCCCTGTGCGCTTCTTACTTACCACCAGTATTACAGAAATTTTGTCATGATTATCCAGAAGTCCAATTGCGGGTAACATCATTGGGAAGCGATCGCTCCTTAAAAGTCCTCAAAGATGGATTAGTAGATTTAGCAATTGTGATGAATAATCGCTTCTTAACCACTGGTAGAGAAATGGTAGTAGAAGCACTATTTGAAGAACCGATAGAAGTCCTGACAGCAGCCCATCATCCCCTAGCCCAATATGAAAGCATTCCTTGGTCAGAATTAGTGCGTTATCCTCAAGTAGTTTTCAAAGACGGCTACGGGATGCAACGCTTAGTACAAGAAAAATTTGAACGCCTGGAAGCTAAACTACAAGCAGCTTTAGAAGTAAATACTCTAGATGCTTTCCGGGGAGTCGTCCGCCAAGGGGAATTAGTGGCTTTGTTACCTTATTCAGCCCTGATGGAAGCCCGGAAAGATTCTACACTAGCAGTGCGTCCCTTAGCTGATAATTCTGGTTTCACGCGTCAGGTAGTGATGGTAACAACTCAAGACCGCCTCCAAATCCCGCCTATCCAGAACTTTTGGCGACTGGTGCTAGAACATATTCCACAGCAATTTCAGCAGCAGCGATCCGCTTGCTAA
- a CDS encoding anthranilate phosphoribosyltransferase family protein has product MSNVFRELLKKVGSGNHTGENLTRAEAATATKMMLLGEAKPAQIGAFLIAHRIRRPTGEELAGMLDAYEELGPKLQPIASARPAMVLGIPYDGRTRTAPISPVTALLLATAGQPVIMHGGDRLPTKYGLPLIEIWQGLGVDWTALPLAQTQQVFEQTNIGFVYTPVHFPLTNAMWEYRDQLGKRPPFATMELIWCPYSGDAHIVAGFVHPPTEAMFRVALELRKVHKYTLIKGLEGSCDLPRDRTAIIALSQTPQEIERLLLSPHDYGITSKNVPLGTTAELLTQIQEVLAGQPGELMQTALWNSGFYLWRSGICFDMPSGIAQATELFTNGAVAAKLQELRQYFS; this is encoded by the coding sequence ATGAGTAATGTATTTAGAGAACTACTAAAAAAAGTAGGTAGCGGAAACCACACGGGAGAGAATTTAACTCGTGCCGAAGCAGCCACCGCTACTAAAATGATGCTACTGGGTGAAGCAAAACCAGCACAAATTGGCGCATTTTTAATCGCCCACCGCATCAGAAGACCGACAGGAGAAGAGTTAGCGGGGATGTTGGATGCTTATGAGGAATTGGGGCCAAAGTTGCAACCAATCGCCTCTGCACGCCCGGCGATGGTGTTGGGAATACCTTATGATGGCCGAACCCGCACAGCACCAATCAGCCCGGTTACAGCTTTGCTACTCGCCACAGCCGGACAACCAGTAATCATGCACGGAGGCGATCGCCTACCGACAAAATATGGATTACCATTAATAGAGATTTGGCAAGGCTTAGGTGTGGATTGGACTGCATTACCACTAGCACAAACTCAACAGGTATTTGAACAAACAAACATCGGCTTCGTTTATACACCTGTGCATTTTCCCTTAACTAACGCTATGTGGGAATATCGGGATCAACTCGGTAAGCGTCCGCCCTTCGCAACAATGGAATTAATTTGGTGTCCATACTCTGGGGATGCTCATATTGTGGCTGGTTTTGTTCATCCGCCCACAGAAGCCATGTTTCGCGTCGCCTTGGAACTGCGAAAAGTCCACAAATATACTTTAATTAAGGGCTTAGAAGGTAGTTGCGATTTACCGCGCGATCGCACTGCAATTATCGCTTTGTCTCAAACGCCCCAAGAAATTGAAAGACTGCTGCTCTCGCCCCACGATTATGGCATTACGAGCAAAAATGTACCTCTAGGAACTACCGCAGAATTGCTGACTCAAATCCAGGAAGTTTTAGCCGGTCAACCAGGGGAACTCATGCAAACAGCCTTATGGAATAGTGGTTTTTATCTCTGGCGCAGTGGTATTTGTTTCGATATGCCATCAGGTATAGCCCAAGCGACAGAATTATTTACTAATGGGGCGGTAGCTGCCAAACTCCAAGAACTCAGACAGTATTTCAGCTAA
- a CDS encoding metal-dependent hydrolase: protein MSQIKVRRLDFDFPQPIEKYWFNQSVFKTHLFNSLTIGVYDIEKYLIQNVKKRIDCIENLQLQQDAQAFIGQEAQHSLQHHKFWDNLRSLGYRFDTYLLCLRMVFWQILYRWMSPNFNLAVSVGIEHLTTLLAEFALETHFFATAEPSLKQMFEWHAVEELEHKAVVFDVLQSKTNNYLLRLLGMFIGHILIFWFLNLGMVMFLYQDKKLLDKQVWQEWLEFWITKDKFLYKVLLNARDFCRTDFHPAQKEHLFLIQSVRNN, encoded by the coding sequence ATGAGCCAAATAAAAGTACGCCGATTAGACTTTGATTTTCCTCAACCTATTGAAAAATATTGGTTTAATCAAAGTGTTTTTAAGACACACTTGTTTAATAGCTTAACAATTGGCGTTTATGATATTGAAAAATATCTGATTCAAAACGTTAAGAAAAGAATAGATTGCATTGAAAATCTCCAACTACAGCAAGATGCTCAAGCATTCATCGGTCAAGAAGCACAACACTCACTGCAACATCATAAATTCTGGGATAATTTACGCTCTTTAGGCTATAGATTCGATACTTATCTTCTTTGTTTACGAATGGTTTTTTGGCAAATTTTATACCGTTGGATGAGTCCTAATTTTAATTTAGCCGTAAGTGTGGGAATCGAACATTTAACCACTTTATTGGCTGAATTTGCTTTAGAAACTCATTTTTTTGCCACAGCAGAACCCTCGTTAAAGCAAATGTTTGAATGGCACGCAGTAGAAGAATTGGAACACAAAGCAGTAGTATTTGATGTATTGCAAAGTAAAACTAATAATTATCTATTGCGTTTATTAGGTATGTTCATCGGACATATTTTAATTTTCTGGTTTCTCAATTTGGGTATGGTTATGTTTTTATATCAAGACAAAAAACTTTTGGATAAACAAGTTTGGCAAGAATGGCTGGAGTTTTGGATTACCAAAGACAAATTTTTGTATAAAGTTTTATTAAATGCCAGAGATTTTTGCAGAACAGATTTTCATCCTGCACAGAAAGAGCATTTATTTTTGATTCAAAGTGTGAGAAATAATTAA
- a CDS encoding MBL fold metallo-hydrolase: MSNFELSGSQSYVTQEPIIPLSNTMGEFWVKFWGVRGLIPTPCSNTHRYGGNTACIEIYVAGKRLIFDGGTGLRILGRTWQKLHEPLEAHLFFTNSQASHIQGFPFFAPAFITENCFHIYGTAASNGASIKQCLSEQMLQPLFPYPLQAMQSQLQFYHLTPGTEVKLDDVIVTTALIHQSQKSVGYRVTHQEYSVAYVTDLHKNLDQIERDRILQIIQDADLLIANATYNPPTAYNHEATDVHWKTAVELANSAGVKQLVISQHHPDDKDDFLDKVQLEIQSVFPKALLASEGLVLSVG, from the coding sequence ATGTCAAATTTTGAGTTGTCGGGTTCTCAAAGCTACGTAACACAAGAGCCAATCATTCCCCTAAGTAATACTATGGGTGAATTTTGGGTCAAATTCTGGGGTGTTAGAGGTTTGATTCCCACTCCATGCAGTAACACCCACCGCTATGGAGGTAACACTGCTTGTATAGAAATATATGTAGCGGGTAAACGCCTGATTTTTGACGGTGGTACAGGTTTACGCATACTTGGGCGAACTTGGCAGAAACTACATGAGCCACTGGAAGCTCATTTATTTTTTACTAACTCCCAAGCAAGCCATATTCAAGGCTTTCCCTTTTTTGCACCGGCATTTATTACAGAAAATTGCTTCCATATTTATGGTACAGCAGCCTCAAATGGCGCTTCTATTAAACAATGTCTGTCTGAGCAGATGCTCCAGCCTCTGTTTCCTTACCCTTTACAGGCAATGCAATCTCAATTACAATTCTACCATCTGACTCCGGGAACCGAGGTGAAGTTAGATGATGTGATCGTTACCACGGCATTGATTCATCAAAGTCAGAAGTCTGTGGGCTATCGCGTCACTCACCAAGAATATAGTGTTGCTTACGTTACAGATTTACACAAAAATCTTGATCAAATTGAACGCGATCGCATTTTACAGATTATTCAAGATGCTGATTTACTCATTGCCAATGCTACCTACAATCCCCCTACAGCTTACAACCATGAGGCTACTGATGTCCACTGGAAAACTGCTGTAGAATTGGCAAACAGTGCAGGTGTAAAACAGTTAGTCATTTCTCAGCACCATCCTGATGATAAGGATGATTTTTTAGACAAAGTTCAACTGGAAATTCAATCTGTCTTTCCCAAAGCATTACTAGCCTCTGAAGGTTTGGTATTATCGGTTGGATAG
- the panD gene encoding aspartate 1-decarboxylase, with the protein MQRTVLLAKIHNCTLTGANINYVGSISIDQVLLDKAGILPYEQVQVVNNANGERFITYAIPAVANSGIIELNGAAARLGITGDRLIIMAYGQFTIEELKKYSPTVVIVDEKNRPLEVRHYDDLLSKV; encoded by the coding sequence ATGCAGCGTACTGTGCTTTTGGCAAAAATTCATAACTGTACCCTCACGGGGGCAAATATCAACTACGTGGGTAGTATCAGCATTGATCAAGTTTTATTAGACAAAGCTGGCATTTTACCCTATGAGCAAGTTCAAGTAGTGAATAATGCTAATGGTGAGCGTTTTATTACTTATGCAATACCTGCTGTTGCTAATTCGGGGATAATTGAACTGAATGGGGCGGCTGCACGTCTGGGCATTACAGGCGATCGCTTGATTATAATGGCTTATGGGCAGTTCACTATTGAAGAGTTAAAAAAATACTCTCCTACAGTAGTCATTGTGGACGAAAAAAACCGACCTTTGGAAGTGCGGCACTACGATGACCTGCTTAGTAAGGTATAA
- a CDS encoding inorganic diphosphatase, translated as MDLSRIPAQPKPGIINVLIEIPGGSKNKYEFDKELEAFALDRVLYSSVRYPYDYGFVPNTLADDGDPLDGMVIMDEPTFPGCVIAARPIGMLEMIDGGDRDEKILCVPDKDPRYAEVRSLKDIAPHRLEEIAEFFRSYKNLEKKVTQILGWQDVDKVAPLVEKFIRAAKA; from the coding sequence GTGGACTTATCCCGTATTCCCGCTCAACCAAAACCCGGTATAATCAATGTTTTAATTGAAATTCCGGGCGGAAGTAAAAATAAATACGAGTTTGACAAGGAGTTGGAAGCCTTTGCTCTAGACCGAGTGCTTTATTCTTCGGTACGATATCCTTATGACTACGGCTTTGTACCTAACACTTTAGCTGATGATGGCGATCCTCTCGATGGTATGGTGATCATGGATGAACCCACCTTTCCTGGCTGTGTGATTGCGGCTCGACCCATTGGGATGTTAGAAATGATTGACGGTGGCGATCGCGATGAAAAAATTCTTTGTGTTCCTGACAAAGATCCGCGCTACGCTGAGGTAAGATCACTTAAAGACATAGCACCACACCGCTTAGAGGAAATTGCTGAATTTTTCCGCAGCTATAAAAATTTGGAGAAAAAAGTCACACAAATCCTCGGTTGGCAAGATGTTGACAAAGTTGCACCCTTAGTTGAGAAATTCATCCGGGCTGCTAAAGCATAA
- a CDS encoding Hsp70 family protein, whose product MTTVAIDFGTSNTVVSILESDTQLPKTLRFPNLSSLFVGVSAEGDRLEIPVIPTLLYIKSGHQVILGAGVRSQRLGLSQSYPPERLFKKFKRDLAGDYQPPARHIEGINYDSVSVAELFIHRIWTEIKKQNIHPSHLIFTVPVGAFERYLDWFRSLGEKLNVPQVSVIDESTAAALGYAVKRPGALILVVDFGGGTLDLSLVRTVANASANLRAEVLAKSEAYTGGEDIDVWIVEDYLRSQNFTPEQVGKISYQNLLEIAERLKIKLSKNQSVSESWFDDESFMSYELKITREKLEEILEYRQFLQELRDALDEVLGFALRKGFAKNDIEQVLLVGGSCLIPAVQQLIISYFGKSKVKLNKPFDAVCHGALAVQQITEIDDFLRHSYAIRLWESYSKTYTYHCLFAQGTKYPCESDEWLTLQVANHGQREIRLDIGELGDMAQTEIAFDASGRMTSSTLQHQESYRSLDVQHQQVCVAKLNPPGEAGFDRISVLFYVDSRRFLLATVKDLLTGAILLDRGEVYKLR is encoded by the coding sequence ATGACGACTGTTGCTATTGATTTTGGTACAAGTAATACTGTTGTTAGTATTTTAGAGTCTGATACTCAATTACCTAAAACTTTACGTTTTCCTAATTTATCAAGTTTATTTGTTGGTGTTTCTGCTGAAGGTGACAGGTTAGAAATTCCAGTTATTCCCACTCTACTCTATATTAAATCAGGTCATCAGGTCATATTGGGTGCTGGTGTCCGCAGTCAAAGGTTGGGACTTTCTCAAAGTTACCCTCCTGAACGTTTGTTTAAAAAGTTTAAACGTGATTTGGCTGGAGATTATCAACCACCAGCACGACACATTGAGGGGATAAATTATGATTCTGTTTCTGTAGCTGAGTTATTTATTCACAGGATTTGGACGGAAATTAAAAAACAAAATATTCACCCAAGTCATTTGATTTTTACGGTTCCGGTTGGGGCTTTTGAACGTTATTTGGATTGGTTTAGAAGTTTAGGTGAAAAGTTAAATGTTCCTCAAGTCTCTGTTATCGATGAATCTACTGCTGCGGCTTTGGGATATGCTGTTAAACGTCCTGGGGCTTTGATTTTAGTGGTAGATTTTGGCGGGGGTACTCTGGATTTAAGTTTAGTCCGAACTGTTGCTAATGCTAGTGCAAATTTACGCGCTGAGGTTTTAGCGAAGTCTGAAGCTTATACGGGTGGGGAAGATATTGATGTTTGGATAGTTGAAGATTATTTACGTTCTCAAAATTTCACTCCAGAACAAGTTGGGAAAATTAGTTATCAAAATTTGTTAGAAATTGCCGAAAGGTTAAAAATTAAATTATCAAAAAATCAATCTGTATCCGAAAGCTGGTTTGATGATGAATCTTTTATGTCTTATGAGTTAAAAATTACTCGTGAAAAGCTGGAGGAAATTTTAGAATATCGACAATTTTTACAAGAGTTGCGCGATGCGTTGGATGAGGTTTTAGGTTTTGCGTTGAGAAAGGGTTTTGCTAAAAATGATATTGAGCAAGTTCTGTTAGTAGGAGGAAGTTGTTTAATTCCCGCAGTTCAACAACTTATTATATCATATTTTGGTAAGAGTAAGGTAAAATTAAATAAACCTTTTGATGCTGTTTGTCATGGTGCTTTGGCTGTGCAGCAAATTACTGAAATTGATGATTTTCTGCGTCATAGTTACGCGATTCGTTTATGGGAATCTTACAGCAAAACATATACTTATCATTGCTTGTTTGCACAAGGTACAAAATATCCTTGTGAGTCTGATGAATGGTTAACTTTACAAGTTGCAAATCATGGACAAAGGGAGATTCGTTTAGATATTGGTGAGTTGGGCGATATGGCGCAAACAGAAATTGCTTTTGATGCGTCTGGAAGAATGACAAGCAGTACTCTCCAACACCAAGAAAGTTATCGTTCTTTAGATGTTCAGCATCAACAGGTTTGTGTGGCTAAACTTAATCCTCCCGGAGAAGCGGGATTTGATCGGATATCTGTGTTATTTTATGTCGATTCTCGGCGGTTTTTGTTAGCTACTGTGAAGGATTTGTTGACGGGAGCAATATTGCTTGATAGGGGAGAAGTTTATAAGTTGCGGTAA